Proteins encoded together in one Microplitis mediator isolate UGA2020A chromosome 7, iyMicMedi2.1, whole genome shotgun sequence window:
- the LOC130672448 gene encoding uncharacterized protein LOC130672448 → MSMYHYINFILLIFFIGRTNVSSIEVKDIYDINSMYKYIDGIHNNVLSNDLFENSILSHDQKYDIFKKLFGNMSNALEDLNTITNDSDDYYWPIDFPSFLKKFDKDKLKRNSVLTAFLSSASDKIEERIKTIDVHVASLLEIAGKKFYDNVHDYSFFVTQLLLFINSNKRSPYDNIEEEYMRLTHKILVHIEAYGSFCQTTSSLHHGIYDYYRRVIATFLKRFTMVYHLETMDAIANDVNPTELTAEYVEEAKNTLKRTMSKTLPVLKYMKHYLYRCDPKEFLDKDGNKNYYELEKMVQTVIVTEEELSTTGSSSHNCNLKEIKGTINSTECREYRDCQYIEGSYEISKADEGNSRRYEWFVDEKAVLHGGNCTKECDRNSTSAYSKLSFSIIRWCDYRICTCVNHLEDKKNVVTAFSFREQVTKISDNLVVVGVRFIKKDHMIQVQIKEGKLKPRRFKDHGVWKESEKIVYDEENKMFMVTNNDGIMSQMQLGNDYALPETINFDDLIAPEGFVVTGVRFRFAGDSLDFPKLTTGAIELQVRVTPFDYVSGTLINHNQTHWIAPKYNDTREELILTDPDVPTKSPTNTITSKTNQFIRFRASDLKKDAGQSTVPFFDAQDVDRFSDFPLGGVGIIHRGREGYGGFLAFRIYDLNLSNLLIDNHNS, encoded by the exons atgtcaatgtatcattatattaatttcatacttttgatattttttattggacGAACTAACGTGTCTTCAATTGAAGTGAAAGATATATACGATATAAATtcaatgtataaatatatagacgGAATTCATAACAATGTTCTATCTAATGatctatttgaaaattcgatattGAGTCACGACCAAAAAtacgatatttttaaaaaacttttcggCAATATGTCAAATGCACTTGAAGATTTAAATACCATAACGAATGATTCTGACGATTATTATTGGCCGATAGATTTTCcgtcatttttgaaaaaattcgacAAGGATAAATTGAAACGTAACTCAGTTCTGACGGCTTTTTTGAGTTCGGCTTCCGATAAAATTGAGGAACGAATCAAAACAATTGATGTTCATGTCGCATCATTACTTGAAATtgcaggaaaaaaattttatgataacgTTCATGACTACAGTTTTTTTGTGACTCAACtactgttatttattaatagcaATAAACGATCGCCTTACGATAATATTGAGGAGGAATATATGCGTTTAACACATAAGATTCTTGTCCATATAGAA GCTTATGGCAGCTTCTGTCAAACAACGAGTTCACTACATCACGGAATATATGATTATTATCGTCGTGTAATTGCAACATTTTTGAAGCGGTTTACAATGGTTTATCATCTTGAAACTATGGACGCGATCGCGAATGATG TAAATCCAACGGAATTGACGGCAGAATATGTTGAGGAAGCAAAAAATACACTAAAACGGACCATGAGTAAAACTTTACCGGtactaaaatatatgaaacatTATTTGTACAGATGTGATCCAAAAGAATTTTTGGATAAAG atggtaataaaaattattacgagTTAGAAAAAATGGTGCAAACAGTAATTGTCACAGAAGAAGAATTGAGTACAACAGGGTCTAGTAGTCATAACTGTAATTTGAAAGAAATCAAAGGGACGATTAATTCGACAGAGTGTAGGGAATATCGAGATTGTCAGTACATCGAGGGTAGTTATGAAATTTCTAAG GCTGATGAAGGTAACTCGAGACGTTACGAATGGTTTGTGGATGAAAAGGCAGTTTTGCATGGAGGCAATTGTACAAAAGAGTGTGATAGGAATTCAACATCTGCGTACAGCAAATTGTCGTTCTCTATAATCCGTTGGTGTGACTACCGCATTTGTACTTGTGTAAACCATCTAGAAGATAAAAAGAACGTCGTTACAGCATTCAGTTTCAGAGAGCAAGTCACCAAAATAAGTGACAACCT GGTTGTTGTGGGTGTGAGATTCATAAAGAAAGATCACATGATCCAGGTACAGATAAAAGAGGGAAAACTCAAACCACGCAGATTTAAAGATCATGGAGTCTGGAAAGAATcggaaaaaattgtttacgatgaagaaaataaaatgtttatggTTACAAATAACGACGGGATTATGAGCCAAATGCAATTAGGAAATGATTATGCACTTCCGGAAACAATCAATTTCGATGATTTGATTGCGCCCGAGGGTTTTGTTGTAACGGGGGTCAGATTTAGATTTGCCGGAGATTCACTTGATTTTCCAAAGCTAACGACTGGCGCGATCGAATTGCAAGTTCGTGTAACGCCATTTGATTACGTCAGTGGCACACTGATCAACCATAACCAAACACACTGGATCGCTCCAAAATACAATGATACGAG AGAGGAATTGATTTTAACTGATCCAGATGTACCAACTAAGTCACCTACAAATACGATTACCTCGAAAACTAATCAGTTTATTAGATTCCGCGCTTCGGATCTAAAAAAAGATGCTGGTCAATCAACAGTCCCATTTTTCGATGCCCAAGACGTAGATAGGTTTTCCGACTTTCCTTTGGGAGGAGTTGGAATAATTCATCGTGGCCGGGAAGGTTACGGTGGATTTTTAGCCTTCagaatttatgatttaaatctTTCCAATCTTTTGATTGATAAtcataattcataa